In Bufo bufo chromosome 1 unlocalized genomic scaffold, aBufBuf1.1 SUPER_1_unloc_1, whole genome shotgun sequence, one genomic interval encodes:
- the LOC120982680 gene encoding histone H2A type 1-like, protein MSGRGKQGGKVRAKAKTRSSRAGLQFPVGRVHRLLRKGNYGQRVGAGAPVYLAAVLEYLTAEILELAGNAARDNKKTRIIPRHLQLAVRNDEELNKLLGGVTIAQGGVLPNIQAVLLPKKTESTKSAKSK, encoded by the coding sequence ATGTCTGGACGCGGCAAACAAGGAGGCAAAGTCCGGGCTAAGGCCAAGACCCGCTCCTCCCGGGCAGGGCTCCAGTTCCCGGTCGGCCGAGTGCACAGGCTCCTCCGCAAGGGCAACTACGGCCAGAGGGTGGGCGCCGGCGCTCCCGTCTACTTGGCCGCTGTGCTCGAGTATCTCACCGCCGAGATCCTGGAGCTGGCCGGCAATGCCGCCCGCGACAACAAGAAGACCCGCATCATCCCCCGCCACCTGCAGCTGGCCGTGCGCAACGACGAGGAGCTCAACAAGCTGCTGGGCGGCGTCACCATCGCCCAGGGAGGCGTCCTGCCCAACATCCAGGCCGTGCTGCTGCCCAAGAAGACCGAGAGCACCAAGTCGGCCAAGAGCAAGTGA